The following coding sequences are from one Candidatus Krumholzibacteriia bacterium window:
- a CDS encoding PadR family transcriptional regulator: MSTKPPKPLTPAVLHILLALSARERHGYGIMKQVEADSNGRVNMGPGTLYGSLNRMMDAGLVRETESRVDPEMEDERRVYYEITGQGR, translated from the coding sequence ATGAGTACGAAGCCTCCCAAGCCGCTCACTCCCGCCGTCCTGCACATCCTGCTGGCGCTGTCCGCCCGCGAGCGGCACGGCTACGGCATCATGAAGCAGGTCGAGGCCGACTCGAACGGGCGTGTGAACATGGGCCCGGGCACCCTTTACGGCTCGTTGAACCGGATGATGGACGCCGGCCTCGTCCGCGAGACCGAGAGCCGCGTCGACCCGGAGATGGAGGACGAACGGCGCGTCTACTACGAGATCACTGGCCAGGGCCGCTAA
- a CDS encoding DUF3667 domain-containing protein, whose protein sequence is MKSCRNCNQPLADGPFCPHCGQKDEGLPTMRQLFGQVLDDVFSIDSKVVRTYTTLLLKPGRITSEYLAGRRARYVRPLRLYLLNSLLYFLAAAAMGQTFMATGDEGSGAVVRVGDQAGGSSVEDVADALRDADFDPAVRTRLRESLADARVDSAWIDALAPRDTVEIDGDDFGSVPLVGSRVRSQIEKAEAMESDEVSLALNEAMMRHLPKVVFALVPVFAAILALLYRRQRRLYAEHFVAALHGHSVAFLLLFVATVVPTEVDNVFVLAALIVHGLVGLRQVYGQGWVKTVIKAMMITMSYSIVLLGGVAVAAVVAFLTI, encoded by the coding sequence GTGAAGTCCTGTCGCAACTGCAACCAGCCCCTCGCCGACGGACCCTTCTGCCCGCACTGCGGACAGAAGGACGAAGGCCTGCCCACGATGCGTCAGCTCTTCGGGCAGGTGCTCGACGACGTCTTCTCGATCGACTCGAAGGTCGTGCGGACCTACACGACCTTGCTGTTGAAGCCGGGACGGATCACCTCCGAGTACCTCGCCGGGCGGCGGGCGCGGTACGTGCGGCCCTTGCGCCTGTACTTGTTGAACTCGCTGCTGTACTTCCTCGCCGCGGCGGCGATGGGGCAGACCTTCATGGCCACCGGCGACGAGGGCAGTGGCGCCGTGGTCCGGGTCGGCGATCAGGCCGGTGGCTCCTCGGTCGAGGACGTCGCTGACGCGCTCCGCGACGCCGACTTCGATCCGGCCGTACGCACGCGGCTGCGCGAATCGCTCGCCGACGCGCGCGTCGACTCGGCCTGGATCGATGCGTTGGCCCCCCGCGACACCGTGGAGATCGACGGCGACGACTTCGGTTCGGTCCCCCTGGTGGGGTCCCGCGTGCGCTCGCAGATCGAGAAGGCCGAAGCGATGGAGTCCGACGAGGTCTCGCTGGCGCTCAACGAGGCCATGATGCGCCACTTACCGAAGGTGGTCTTCGCCCTGGTGCCGGTGTTCGCGGCGATCCTCGCGTTGCTCTACCGTCGACAACGCCGCCTCTACGCCGAACACTTCGTGGCCGCTCTGCACGGCCACTCCGTCGCGTTCCTGTTACTCTTCGTGGCGACGGTGGTGCCCACCGAGGTCGACAACGTCTTCGTCCTCGCGGCGCTGATCGTCCACGGGCTGGTGGGACTGCGGCAGGTGTACGGGCAGGGCTGGGTGAAGACGGTGATCAAGGCGATGATGATCACGATGAGCTATTCGATCGTGCTGCTCGGCGGGGTCGCCGTCGCGGCGGTGGTGGCGTTCCTGACGATCTGA
- a CDS encoding cation:proton antiporter family protein — protein METIPVLIGVAFLLGLCARLVGLPPLVGFLIAGFGLGATGYESSPDLQLVADLGVTLLLFTIGLKLRVRSLLRPEIWAGSIVHMALVVASLTGVFVFLGFGQFASLDLRTAALIAFALSFSSTVFAVKVFEEQGQSSTLFARTAIGLLIMQDIVAVVFLAISQGKAPTPWAIGLLLLLPGRRALGWLLDRTGHGELLLLLGVMMNFVGWNLFEIVQLKGDLGALVMGMLIADHPKAKEMARSLLGFKDLFLVGFFLTIGLRGVPSASDLGIALFLTALIPLKMALYFGVLTRFRLRARTSLVATLGLANYSEFGLIVGTLGVSAGWLSDQWLLILAVAVALTFVLAAPLNATSNRIYDCLRETLVRFETEQRKSEEIPVSPGAAEVVIFGMGRVGTGAYGALQEQFGKRVLGVDTDRGVVERHVDAGRNVIPGDPTDLDFWDRFDDTGGRIELVLLALPNHQANLAAAAEMEKLPIRSRFRVAATAKYDDQIPALEAHGVDVAFNLYAEAGQGYADMVMTLTQEGSRARGVRLGAHP, from the coding sequence GTGGAGACCATTCCCGTTCTGATCGGCGTGGCCTTTCTCCTGGGGCTCTGTGCGCGCCTGGTCGGCTTGCCACCGCTGGTGGGATTCCTGATCGCTGGTTTCGGCCTGGGCGCCACCGGCTACGAATCCTCGCCGGATCTACAGCTCGTCGCCGATCTCGGCGTCACGTTGTTGTTGTTCACCATCGGTCTCAAGCTCCGCGTCCGGAGTCTGCTGCGGCCCGAGATCTGGGCCGGGTCGATCGTCCACATGGCTCTCGTCGTGGCGTCGCTCACCGGGGTCTTCGTGTTCCTGGGATTCGGCCAGTTCGCCTCGCTCGACCTTCGCACGGCCGCCTTGATCGCCTTCGCCCTGAGTTTCTCGAGTACGGTCTTCGCGGTGAAGGTCTTCGAGGAACAAGGGCAGTCCAGCACGTTGTTCGCGCGCACTGCGATCGGTCTGCTGATCATGCAGGACATCGTGGCCGTGGTGTTCCTTGCCATTTCGCAGGGCAAGGCGCCGACGCCGTGGGCGATCGGCCTGCTGCTCCTGCTACCGGGACGGCGGGCTCTGGGTTGGTTGCTCGACCGAACGGGTCACGGCGAATTGCTCCTCCTTCTCGGCGTGATGATGAACTTCGTCGGCTGGAACCTCTTCGAGATCGTTCAACTCAAGGGCGATCTCGGGGCCCTGGTCATGGGCATGCTGATCGCCGATCATCCGAAGGCCAAGGAGATGGCGCGGTCGCTCCTCGGATTCAAGGATCTCTTCCTCGTCGGGTTCTTCCTCACGATCGGCTTGCGTGGGGTCCCTTCGGCGAGCGACCTCGGGATCGCGCTCTTCCTCACGGCCTTGATTCCTCTCAAGATGGCTCTGTACTTCGGCGTTCTGACACGCTTCCGGCTGCGCGCGCGGACGTCGCTGGTGGCCACGCTCGGCCTGGCCAACTACAGCGAGTTCGGCCTGATCGTGGGCACACTCGGCGTGAGTGCGGGGTGGTTGAGCGATCAGTGGTTGCTGATCCTCGCGGTGGCCGTCGCGTTGACCTTCGTGCTGGCGGCGCCGTTGAACGCCACGTCGAATCGGATCTACGACTGCCTTCGCGAGACGCTGGTGCGCTTCGAGACCGAGCAGCGGAAGTCCGAAGAGATCCCCGTGTCACCGGGGGCGGCGGAAGTGGTGATCTTCGGCATGGGACGTGTCGGCACGGGGGCCTACGGCGCGCTACAGGAGCAGTTCGGCAAGCGCGTGCTCGGCGTCGACACCGACCGAGGTGTGGTCGAGCGCCACGTCGACGCCGGCCGCAACGTCATCCCCGGCGACCCGACCGACCTCGACTTCTGGGACCGCTTCGACGACACCGGAGGACGGATCGAGTTGGTCCTGTTGGCCCTCCCCAATCACCAGGCCAACCTCGCGGCTGCGGCGGAGATGGAGAAGCTGCCCATCCGCTCCCGGTTCCGTGTCGCCGCCACGGCCAAGTACGACGACCAGATCCCGGCGCTCGAGGCCCATGGTGTGGACGTGGCCTTCAATCTCTACGCCGAGGCCGGGCAGGGCTACGCGGACATGGTGATGACCCTCACGCAGGAGGGGAGTCGGGCTCGAGGAGTTCGACTCGGGGCCCATCCGTGA